aagaTTATCAATCAACTCATATGCTGATTCAATATCAGATGAAACGTGAACTTTAGACTTGTCATCAAATGATTTCCATTCTTCTGCTAATGCTTTCTGGACTGTTAACATATCAACTTCCTCCTTCGCTTCATTCATAGAGACTAAATCACTACTATATGCTCCAGATTTCCATGTAACATTAGAAGTAAATATAACCTCATCAAATTGTATTTCTGGGTATAATTTCTCATGAATGTAATTTACCAGAGCTTTAGCATCTCTTGCCTGCTGATTAAATAGCAATACTTTTTTGTTTGGTGACTTAATCGCTATATCTTTAAACCATTCCGAGGCTGCATTAATACTATCAGCTGTATGTGCCCCATCGATATACCAGTTTCTACCATTCTCTTTTAAAGTTTGACAACGACCTTCCCATCTACTAGCTTTAAGTCCCTTGATAAATTTAGCAGGAATAGTTGCATCACGCGCAGATATAGGTTTGATGTTTTCAATCTCCATTTTTGATAAGAATTGCGATGAAAGTCCCACTGCTAATGATGCATTTGCAAGTTGAAATTTACCATCTATACctaattttatattttctaattgaaaaaaattaggCAAAACTGTCAGAGTGGTTGAACGTTCTTTGGCTCTTTCGTGTAACACCTGTAAACCCGCTTGTGGTTGGTTACTGATTGTATATGCAGGTGCgtttgttttaaaaattccACCTTTATTCCATGCAATCTCTTCAATTGTATTTCCTAGCATAAAAGTATGGTCAATTCCAAGTAAAGAAACACCACAAGTAACAGGTTTTGATACTATGTTAGTGCTATCATATTCACCACCAACACCAACTTCATAGATACAACCTTTAACTCCTTCTTGTAAAAATATGTGAAAAGATAATAGcgttaaatatttaaaataagCTGGTTTTGCACCCTTGATCATATTAGGAAACTTCTCTGTCGATGATTGAGTACTCTCTAGTTTATCCCAAACTtcgaaaaaatatttagtaaATTTCATCTCATCTATTGGTTCACTGttaattctaattctttCTCTAACAGATTTCAAATGTGGAGATGTGAATAAACCAATTTTGGGTAAGGAATCTCTGTACTGACTTAGAATTGAATCTGTAAAAGCAGCTGTGGATCCTTTACCTTTTGTGCCGGTTATATGGATCATATTCAAGTTATCTAGATCTGAAATGGAATACCCAATTCTTTTTGTCCATTCTTGCATCTCCAAAATGGCCATTTTATTCTTTGAGTTTCCTGATTGTCTAATGGCCATTATAGTAGCATAATTAGATTGCAACGAATTCAACTTCTTAACAGCATCTTGATAAGTTCTAACACCCATTGCTATTGGAGAGGTTAATTTCATAGATATTAGATAAATAAAGCAAATAAGTTGTAAGTCTAATTTagtaatataaaataaattttaataatttcaattacaaTTGAGATCCTACcctaataataatatctttagTGACAGTCCCTACCTTTTTCTAACAAAGCTTCCCCTTGCCTaccaaaaaaaacattaatcTAATCATAATTGACAGATTCAAAACCTTAAAgtaacaataaatttatcaaagcATTGAAACATTATCAACATTTCCATCATATTATATCGAATAGTCATCGAAGTCTTGAAGGAATCGAATCGAGAAGCCTTTAAATTGTggtaataattcaatattttaagtCATGTGCCATTTGATAAAAAGATAAACCTTCGGGTAACGgttaaatgaatatttaataatttaggtcaatatttcaatgtATATCAAATCATAACAGAGATTTCAAATAAGAGTCTAGAGACTATGGGATTAAGTTTGAAACAGAGAGCTAGTAATTTCATAGATTGAATCCATAGTGTAGAAGACTTTTAAATATCCTTAAGGATTAAAACCACCATTGAAGATCAGAATAGCAAGGTTACAAATAGGATCATTCTTTAAAAACGTCATTCTCTTCtcactttttttttaaggTATCTTTTGTTTGTGGATTATTAAGATAGTATATTCGATTAAATAGGATTCATTAATAACAGTAGCAAAgtttgaattttctttttgtctGGCACTAGTTATTTTCACAAATTTACATGAAATAAGGTACTCTTTGAAATCAttagattttaaattatcaaatcgGTTTGAACTTCCCCAGGCATGCGGAATTTAAAGATCGATGATAACCAACTAAAGGAATTGATAAATAAGTCATATAATAAACTATATGGACAGTTCACCTCAAATGAATTGTATGAGGTTggtaattataaaatattaaagcaaGTAGGGGAAGGCAGTTTTGGGAAAGTCTATTTGGCTATACATAGGCCAACACATAGGAAAGTGGTTTTAAAGAGTAGTTCTAAAACAGATCCAAATGTTGTAAGAGAAGTTTTTTATCACAGACAATTCGATCACCCttatattacaaaattatatGAGATTATAATCACGGAGACAAAGGTATGGATGTCATTAGAGTATTGTCCCGGGAAAGAATTATATGATTATCTTTTGGTTATGAGAAGAATTCCATTAGATGAATGTTCCCGTTTATTTGCTCAAATAGTCGGAGCAGTTTATTATGCACATTCCTTAAACTGTGTACATAGagatttaaaattagaaaatattttgttggATATGCAAGGTAATGCAAAATTGGCTGATTTTGGTTTTACAAGAGAATGTGCAACTAAAAATCAATTAGAAACTATATGTGGCACAACTGTATATATGGCCCCTGAATTGCTACGAAGGGATACGTATGATGGATTTAAGATTGATATTTGGTCACTTGGtgtaatattatatacGTTGATTAACGGTTCTATGCCttttgatgaagaagatgaaacGAGAACTGAATggaaaattattaatgaagaaCCAGACTATAATGAAAAGATTTTTAATGCTAATTCCATCGAATTGATTAAATCACTTCTTATAAAGGATCCTAAAAAGAGACCAAGTATGACAGAAATTTTAAAGcataaatttttagaaCCATATGGTGAATCTATATTAGAGGAAGCAGataaaattcttttgaaacaaagaaacagtatgttaaattttaatacGAAAACTGAGAAAAGGTTACTGAAAATGCTGAAAAGATCAGGATTTGATACTCAAGCAATCAAAAGCTCTGTTCAAAAGAGGAAATGCGATTCTTTATCTGGGCACTGGTATTTATTGCTTGAACAGGAGAAGGAGTCGCCAAAACTGCATAAATCACATCTAAATAAAtctatattatcattaacgAAAGTATTTGAAGATGctgatgaaaaaaatgaagaacTTATCGATAACTTAGATAcgaatttaatattatcaaggACTACATCTCTACATCGGAATACAAGTAATGGCAAGGATACATCTCTATCAAATGAAGAATCTCTAGTTGGAGCTTCTCTTGAACCGACTATTACCAAAAATTCTATATTAAGCTCATCAACCTTCAGCAATGACTTCATGAATAGTAAGAATAAACTCTTCAAAAGGATgacaaaattttttaaaagtaaaaataatcaatatttcatGGCTAGTGCTGATCAGGATTCCATTAACGCCGGCTCAGTTGGCACAGCACTTTCAAGGTTAAGTCTTGAGaataaaagaaagagaTTAGAATCCactgaaaataatataaaattagaagTGCATAAATTACCTGAGGACAATCCAAATATTACTAATGGTACTAAAAAGGATTCTTtgattaataaaaagaaagaaatcGTAATTGTAAGTAATAGAAATAGTTCTTCGCGAAATTATGGAAATATGAGCAATACCAAATCGGGAAACTTCAGTGAATTTTCTGATAATACATCTATTGATAATTATAATGATTCTGAGTCATTAAGCAATATGCATTTTTCTTTGGCAAGTAATGCTAAAGTACTAGCACCCCTTAATTCAAGATTGGCGACATCAATTTCTCAACATTCTCAGCTATCAAATGACACATACGCATCCGATTATTCTACTGATGGGAACAATTCATCTTCGCATAAACAAGAGTTTACAAAGTACAGATCAGGTAAAAAGCAAAACACTACTAGTTTAAATAGAACCgaaaagatattaaatgTATATGGGCGCAAATTTGTTAGAAGAGATAAAAGTATTATATCTACAACATCAAGTACATCAGAAATAAGTTCGAGAGCAGACTCTTTCTATGATTTGGCTACAGTAAGCTTGCCAACTCCTAATGAGAAGTACTCCTCTGATATACCAAATGCAAGGAAACATAAATTGTCTAGATTTGATACTAAAAAATCATGGCTTCCTGGCGAAGGTCATAGCAGCAGAAATAATGTAAGACGTAGAAGAAGTGCAAAACATAACAATTATAAGAATACAGTTGCCGAAAATCAATTTGTTATCCAAGAAGAAAGCTCTATTGACAGTGATGAGAATAATTTACAATCTAATAATGACTTACTTCTATCACCAAGAATTAACTTACATGATTCTGAAATCAACTCATCAGGTAATGATGACGATTTGAATTATAAACCTTTTTCATCTAAAACCTTTCTACAAACTAACACTTATGGAAGACATGAAACCATTTTAAAACACCGTTCTTTGAGTAATGATAGTGAATGGTCGCATAGAATGTCTAATGGGCAAGATGATATCAGTTCTATGGctgttgaagaagatgatgatggcTCTGATGTAGATATGTCTTCGTATAATCAACAAATACCAaacaatttgaaatttgagAGAGAATCATTATAGTAAATACTACTTATATAAACACTTTTACTACTTGCTTTTCTAAAAGAGAAGTGCGATCTAGATTAAtgaaatgataatgatgcatagataaattgaatttattttttatctttttctaACATAGTGTTGATAAACCTTTGCAGAAGTTCACTAGGATTATCGTCAGACGTTATTGACCTAATGAGATCATTCAGATTTTCAAATGCATTAGCTTTTATACCATTATCAACTAAAAATTGATCAACATCTGAGATATCTTCTTTAATTCCCTTAAATTCTCCTTTGTATTTTTCATCTTCCTGTAAATGCTGTGATTTGGTATAACTTTGTATCTCTTTATTATCCAGATTTAAAGcttctttcaaaaaaaattcaaaaaaatcatcttcatcaatatctaTATCGTTTTTTTGAAGTAATTCCTAGCATCTATATCATCGTCCAGTGTAGATGATTCGTGTGAATCCGAGCTACTAATAGAATCTACATTCAACTCTGGtttatctaaatttaattcatcCATATCTTGAGTAGCAACCTTAAGGTAATCAGGAAACTGATTCATGAATTCTAACTCTGTATCTACAGTGCCTGCTGTCTCGACAGGACCTTCCAAGGATATCTTTTTGAACTTGTAAGTATCAAAGATGTTCTTTGATGAGCTGAAAAACTCTGAATCATTACTTGTTGTGTCATTTGATCTAACTTGTAGTTCCTTATTTGATGTGAgcattttaataattcttaataatattcttgAGCAGTAAACAGGAATTGaacttttttctttctttaaatttttcttatcaAGGAATAAAGACAACAGATTGGAAAATTCTTTAGGAATTATAACATtactttttattatttcatcGCTAACAGGTGAAGATGTTATGTCAATATCtacaatattatcaattagtaatgtttttattaaaaagcATACAATCTGTTTGTTTTTcgtaaataatttataatcatTAGTATTCTCAAAGTATAAAGGCATAGAAACcatatttgataaaatattatctggaaatttttttataaaatactCATCTATTTGGTTATTGAGAGCCTTAATTTGGCAGCATTTAAAATAAGCCTTTGATAAAAACTCTAATGCTTCTGTAGGCTTTAACCCACGATCTGGGTAAAATGATAATGGAATCATTTTGAACTTGCCTTCATGTATCCAAAGCCTATTATTGGCAATAGGATATTCATATTCCTCTGGGATATTCTCATTACACACTGATAAAATGAAGTCACCAGTTGTGTCACAGACACGAATAAATTCATTCACAGATAATAAGTTTGATATTTCTTGTAGCAGTGcaactattattttttcttcttcaataatattatccTCGACACAGATTTGACCTTTTATAAAACAACCAGGAAATGTTTCAAATGATTCTATGGTTACTTGAATGGGGTTATATTCTGACCATGGGTAGTTATTATTCCAAGTTGAAAGATGGGCGTTAATTAAACGCAATACCTCATTCAATCTCTCCATAGATTGCCCAGTATTGTATCTATCTAAATTAAAAACACCAAATAGCAGGTGCGTTTTATCAGGAGCATTAAAAACATCAATATCTGACTCTATATTTCCATCATTCTGCcataaaaaagaatttggCACAGTTTCCTCAACCTTAATCAGTTCTGGGATCATTGGATGTCATTCGACTTTAAATTATTCTTAATTTCGAAGAAAATCACCAATATATACAACTCAGTcgttaattatatattcgTTATAATGTTTATATACTAAATTTGGTGTAAGTAGATAAAcatttgtttttaaaatatattatctttGAAGTATGAATTCAGTAATTTAAGTAATTACTGTATTTTCGGATGCGAAAAATggtatatataataaaagcTTACAAACTAGTACGTTATAGTTCGAAAAGAAAAgcatcaataatatttaaagtttaAATCAAGTATTTCTTGCACTAGTAAATATTGTCAGTCCTAGAACTGAAGTAGTCTAAAATAAGTGATGCAGATTTTTGAGGTAGCAAGataattagaaaatatatcttgatattgatatcctactaatttatttgttattatgatataattttataattttatagtgttataattttatattgttttatataatgGCTATGTGAATTAATGTGAAATATAAGCTTCATGTTATTCCAATTTTAGTATAGAATACCATAGGTTTTTCAGTAATCAAGCATGCAAATTGAAACATATTTGcttaattattttcttctgatgatttcaaaatgtCTTCAGCGGGAGGGGAGAAATGGAATTGATGgaatcaaatttatttagttACCAcccttcttcttcttcttattcttcttcttcttattcttcttcttcttggCTGCactattttcattattatttccGTTggcttcttcttcatcaccttcttcttcatcaacaCCGTCACCTTCATTGTTCTTATCTTCTTCGACATTTGGCTCTTCCATTACTGCTTCTTCAACAGCTGATTCTTCAACAGCTGGTTCTTCCACTACTGCTTCTTCAGCAACTGCTTCTTCCACTACTGCTTCTTCCACTACTGCTTCTTCAACAGCTGATTCTTCAACAGCTGATTCTTCAACAGCTGGTTCTTCCACTACTGCTTCTTCGACAGCTGGTTCTTCCACTACTGCTTCTTCCACTACTGCTTCTTCAGCAACTGCTTCTTCCACCACAGGTTCGTCGACAACTGCTTCTTCGACGGCAGTTTCCCTGCTCTCATTTGTAAGATCTATATTAGTTGAACGATTAGGAGTAGGAGATCGAGAATCTTCTTCCGAATCCTTGTTCGAAAATTGCTCGAACTTTTTAATTAGGTCAGCAACACCCATTATGACCTGTCCCTTCTTGTTATTAAATGActttaatattatagatGAGTAGATTTGACAACAAAATCCAACCAACTCGAACAgctatattatttataataatgtGATTGTGCAGTTGATTCTAATTTGAACAAAAACTCAATCCAAATGTTATTAAAGTTATCTTCGGAATCACGTTTCCTAACATAAACATTTAGCacattaatatcaattgtttGATTTTTTGTTATGGAACTTTTCGAGATTGTATTGATCAGAATCACTCTCTCACTGCTGATGGAACGCctaattcaaaaacaaaaagcCCCAGTAAAAAAATCCCCAGCATGAACATAATATCGCACTCTCGATCAAAGATCGTAAACGGTCCTCTTTACCCTTCACGagaatttcattttcaaaatgcATTTCTAGTTTCGCTGGcaataaacaaaacaaattataaacATGTTAGAAACCGATCACGTGCTAACTAATGTTTAAGATGTGCTCCCCTTCGCTAGAATACATGTATATGCCACAACATAGTTGGTATCATGAGATAatgatatcaatatttcataATCTTTAGGATTTAACAACTtgttataaaatatctGATCTGTCACGTTTGAAGAACCACCAAAATTTGTGTCAATATGCAATTGAGGTAATCCGTTTGAATTGGACGTATTAGTCTTGTACAGTAGTTTCGTGTAAATTGTTTGCGCTGGCGGTAAAGGTATCTTCTCAGAAAAGGTATGTTTATGTTGGCTAATAGCTTTGTAAGTGCTCTCCTTGATTGCCCAGATGCCACC
The window above is part of the Tetrapisispora phaffii CBS 4417 chromosome 7, complete genome genome. Proteins encoded here:
- the TPHA0G01630 gene encoding non-specific serine/threonine protein kinase (similar to Saccharomyces cerevisiae YPL150W; ancestral locus Anc_8.668) yields the protein MRNLKIDDNQLKELINKSYNKLYGQFTSNELYEVGNYKILKQVGEGSFGKVYLAIHRPTHRKVVLKSSSKTDPNVVREVFYHRQFDHPYITKLYEIIITETKVWMSLEYCPGKELYDYLLVMRRIPLDECSRLFAQIVGAVYYAHSLNCVHRDLKLENILLDMQGNAKLADFGFTRECATKNQLETICGTTVYMAPELLRRDTYDGFKIDIWSLGVILYTLINGSMPFDEEDETRTEWKIINEEPDYNEKIFNANSIELIKSLLIKDPKKRPSMTEILKHKFLEPYGESILEEADKILLKQRNSMLNFNTKTEKRLLKMLKRSGFDTQAIKSSVQKRKCDSLSGHWYLLLEQEKESPKLHKSHLNKSILSLTKVFEDADEKNEELIDNLDTNLILSRTTSLHRNTSNGKDTSLSNEESLVGASLEPTITKNSILSSSTFSNDFMNSKNKLFKRMTKFFKSKNNQYFMASADQDSINAGSVGTALSRLSLENKRKRLESTENNIKLEVHKLPEDNPNITNGTKKDSLINKKKEIVIVSNRNSSSRNYGNMSNTKSGNFSEFSDNTSIDNYNDSESLSNMHFSLASNAKVLAPLNSRLATSISQHSQLSNDTYASDYSTDGNNSSSHKQEFTKYRSGKKQNTTSLNRTEKILNVYGRKFVRRDKSIISTTSSTSEISSRADSFYDLATVSLPTPNEKYSSDIPNARKHKLSRFDTKKSWLPGEGHSSRNNVRRRRSAKHNNYKNTVAENQFVIQEESSIDSDENNLQSNNDLLLSPRINLHDSEINSSGNDDDLNYKPFSSKTFLQTNTYGRHETILKHRSLSNDSEWSHRMSNGQDDISSMAVEEDDDGSDVDMSSYNQQIPNNLKFERESL
- the MET7 gene encoding tetrahydrofolate synthase (similar to Saccharomyces cerevisiae MET7 (YOR241W); ancestral locus Anc_8.669) codes for the protein MKLTSPIAMGVRTYQDAVKKLNSLQSNYATIMAIRQSGNSKNKMAILEMQEWTKRIGYSISDLDNLNMIHITGTKGKGSTAAFTDSILSQYRDSLPKIGLFTSPHLKSVRERIRINSEPIDEMKFTKYFFEVWDKLESTQSSTEKFPNMIKGAKPAYFKYLTLLSFHIFLQEGVKGCIYEVGVGGEYDSTNIVSKPVTCGVSLLGIDHTFMLGNTIEEIAWNKGGIFKTNAPAYTISNQPQAGLQVLHERAKERSTTLTVLPNFFQLENIKLGIDGKFQLANASLAVGLSSQFLSKMEIENIKPISARDATIPAKFIKGLKASRWEGRCQTLKENGRNWYIDGAHTADSINAASEWFKDIAIKSPNKKVLLFNQQARDAKALVNYIHEKLYPEIQFDEVIFTSNVTWKSGAYSSDLVSMNEAKEEVDMLTVQKALAEEWKSFDDKSKVHVSSDIESAYELIDNLKINSNEIDIFVTGSLHLVGGLLVVFDGK
- the PPT2 gene encoding holo-[acyl-carrier-protein] synthase (similar to Saccharomyces cerevisiae PPT2 (YPL148C); ancestral locus Anc_8.664): MNVAIKSSKNKVVGIGTDILYLPRLTNILDKHALALSNNIKLTSSTNERYNSLSSLSKICNKFMHKNEIDHLNEMLVGTQQNTPNFKTNAIHNYIGGIWAIKESTYKAISQHKHTFSEKIPLPPAQTIYTKLLYKTNTSNSNGLPQLHIDTNFGGSSNVTDQIFYNKLLNPKDYEILISLSHDTNYVVAYTCILAKGSTS
- the TPHA0G01640 gene encoding uncharacterized protein (ancestral locus Anc_8.667): MIPELIKVEETVPNSFLWQNDGNIESDIDVFNAPDKTHLLFGVFNLDRYNTGQSMERLNEVLRLINAHLSTWNNNYPWSEYNPIQVTIESFETFPGCFIKGQICVEDNIIEEEKIIVALLQEISNLLSVNEFIRVCDTTGDFILSVCNENIPEEYEYPIANNRLWIHEGKFKMIPLSFYPDRGLKPTEALEFLSKAYFKCCQIKALNNQIDEYFIKKFPDNILSNMVSMPLYFENTNDYKLFTKNKQIVCFLIKTLLIDNIVDIDITSSPVSDEIIKSNVIIPKEFSNLLSLFLDKKNLKKEKSSIPVYCSRILLRIIKMLTSNKELQVRSNDTTSNDSEFFSSSKNIFDTYKFKKISLEGPVETAGTVDTELEFMNQFPDYLKVATQDMDELNLDKPELNVDSISSSDSHESSTLDDDIDARNYFKKTI
- the TPHA0G01650 gene encoding uncharacterized protein (similar to Saccharomyces cerevisiae ABP140 (YOR239W); ancestral locus Anc_8.665) yields the protein MGVADLIKKFEQFSNKDSEEDSRSPTPNRSTNIDLTNESRETAVEEAVVDEPVVEEAVAEEAVVEEAVVEEPAVEEAVVEEPAVEESAVEESAVEEAVVEEAVVEEAVAEEAVVEEPAVEESAVEEAVMEEPNVEEDKNNEGDGVDEEEGDEEEANGNNNENSAAKKKKNKKKKNKKKKKGGN